From the Lathyrus oleraceus cultivar Zhongwan6 chromosome 4, CAAS_Psat_ZW6_1.0, whole genome shotgun sequence genome, one window contains:
- the LOC127135887 gene encoding zinc finger BED domain-containing protein RICESLEEPER 2-like, whose protein sequence is MNGLMGDGECFHMRCSAHILNLVVNKGLKDKHLSVTSVRDAVRFVKSSPHRAAKFKECIEFAGITCKKLVCLDVLTRWNTTYLMLEAAEKFQLAFEKLEDEESSYREFFGKGYPPSNDDWDIARAFSAFLKLFNEATKTFSTSQNVSLHTCFHQVSAIYCELKQATLNLNDFFASVGGDMMEKYNRYWGSPDKMNKMIYFGIIIDPRYKLSYIEWAFKDMYGVGSKFGSDLVKSIKENLQKLYDWYKQAYDQEHNSIQPLGSGGNNVSNDETNASDARSSLMARADALQQHLEEQDLIDQQNELEVYNSSKCVKRDPNFDILVWWKRNSIEYPILSTIAKDILATPVSIVAFESAFTTGGRVIETYRSSLTAEMAEALICTQNWLRPSFTYFKDMNLMEDFELSEDIVTEFQQMSLAAKRVSGVSSSQSQPQPSGCA, encoded by the exons ATGAATGGGTTAATGGGGGATGGAGAGTGTTTTCATATGAGGTGTTCAGCTCACATTTTGAACTTGGTGGTAAATAAGGGTTTGAAAGATAAACATTTATCTGTAACTAGTGTTAGAGATGCTGTTAGATTTGTTAAGTCCTCACCTCATAGGGCAGCCAAGTTTAAAGAATGCATTGAATTTGCTGGAATAACTTGCAAAAAATTAGTATGTCTTGATGTTTTAACTCGTTGGAACACGACATATTTAATGCTAGAGGCTGCGGAGAAGTTTCAACTCGCTTTTGAAAAGCTTGAGGATGAAGAGTCGAGCTATAGGGAGTTCTTTGGAAAAGGTTATCCCCCTAGTAATGATGATTGGGACATTGCTAGGGCTTTTAGCGCTTTCCTAAAGTTATTCAATGAAGCAACTAAGACTTTTTCCACCTCTCAAAATGTGAGTTTGCATACTTGTTTTCACCAAGTGTCTGCCATTTATTGTGAGTTAAAGCAAGCTACTTTGAACTTAAATGATTTTTTTGCAAGTGTGGGTGGAGATATGATGGAAAAATATAATAGATATTGGGGAAGTCCTGATAAGATGAACAAGATGATATATTTTGGTATTATTATTGATCCAAGATACAAGTTGAGTTACATTGAGTGGGCGTTTAAGGACATGTATGGAGTTGGATCAAAGTTTGGTAGTGACTTGGTAAAATCTATAAAAGAGAATTTACAAAAGTTGTATGATTGGTATAAGCAAGCTTATGACCAAGAACATAATTCCATACAACCTCTTGGTAGTGGTGGAAATAATGTCTCCAATGATGAAACAAATGCATCTGATGCCCGTTCATCACTTATGGCTAGAGCTGATGCTTTACAGCAACATTTAGAGGAGCAAGACTTGATTGATCAACAAAATGAGCTTGAGGTGTATAATTCTAGTAAGTGTGTCAAAAGGGATCCTAACTTTGACATTCTTGTGTGGTGGAAACGTAATTCAATCGAATATCCTATTTTATCTACAATAGCTAAAGATATTTTAGCCACACCAGTGTCTATTGTTGCTTTTGAAAGTGCTTTTACCACAGGAGGGAGAGTCATAGAAACCTATAGGAGTTCTTTAACTGCTGAAATGGCCGAGGCTTTAATTTGCACCCAGAATTGGTTAAGGCCTTCTTTTACCTATTTCAAAGATATGAATCTCATGGAAGATTTTGAGCTTTCAGAAGATATTGTAACAG aGTTTCAACAAATGTCTTTAGCAGCAAAACGAGTATCAGGTGTCTCATCATCACAGTCTCAGCCACAACCTTCGGGTTGTGCTTGA
- the LOC127138711 gene encoding putative pectinesterase 63: protein MGHVKTGAKLLVTLTLVLLHLIPAIPTFSEFNRHHEITLLDKHFTAAEYGARVVRVRKDGTGDFRTVTDAVKSIPSGNKRRVVVWIGMGEYREKITVDKSKGFVTFYGERNGNDNDIPIITYDATALHYGTLDSATVAVDADYFVAVNIAFVNSSPMPKENSVGGQALAMRISGDKAAFYNCKFIGFQDTLCDDKGRHFFKDCFIQGTYDFIFGNGKSIYLRTTIESVAKGLNVITAQGRENMSEDTGFTFVHCKVTGSGYRNTYLGRGWRRSPRVVFAYTYMDSVVNSVGWFHHHESNETIYFGEYKCIGPGAASSARRLKYQRILSDEEARPFLSMAYIQGDDWVRPPPKL, encoded by the exons atggGTCACGTTAAAACTGGAGCGAAATTATTGGTTACACTAACACTAGTACTCCTCCACCTTATTCCAGCAATTCCAACCTTTTCCGAATTCAACCGCCACCATGAAATCACCCTGTTGGACAAACACTTCACAGCTGCGGAGTACGGCGCTAGAGTTGTGAGAGTTCGAAAAGACGGAACCGGAGATTTCAGGACGGTGACGGACGCCGTTAAAAGTATTCCATCAGGAAACAAAAGGCGAGTGGTGGTGTGGATTGGTATGGGAGAATATAGAGAGAAGATAACGGTTGATAAGTCGAAAGGTTTTGTAACGTTTTATGGGGAGAGGAATGGGAACGACAATGACATTCCAATTATTACCTACGACGCAACTGCTTTGCATTATGGGACACTTGATAGTGCAACGGTCGCTGTCGATGCTGATTACTTTGTTGCTGTCAATATCGCATTTGTG AACTCGTCTCCTATGCCGAAAGAAAATAGTGTTGGAGGACAAGCTTTAGCGATGAGGATATCAGGGGATAAGGCTGCATTCTATAATTGCAAGTTCATTGGATTTCAGGATACTTTATGTGATGATAAAGGAAGACATTTTTTCAAGGATTGTTTTATACAAGGAACCTATGATTTCATCTTTGGAAATGGAAAATCCATATACTTG AGAACTACGATAGAATCGGTTGCGAAGGGTTTGAATGTTATAACAGCACAAGGTAGGGAAAACATGTCGGAAGACACTGGATTCACGTTTGTGCACTGTAAGGTAACTGGAAGTGGTTACAGAAACACTTACCTCGGACGTGGTTGGAGAAGGAGCCCTAGGGTTGTATTTGCATATACCTATATGGACTCTGTCGTCAATTCCGTAGGATGGTTCCACCATCATGAATCCAATGA gacAATCTATTTTGGAGAATACAAGTGCATTGGACCAGGTGCTGCTTCCTCTGCTAGAAGATTAAAATATCAAAGAATACTATCTGATGAAGAAGCAAGACCTTTCTTGAGCATGGCTTATATTCAAGGAGATGATTGGGTTCGTCCACCTCCCAAGTTGTGA